The following are from one region of the Aquirufa lenticrescens genome:
- the aspS gene encoding aspartate--tRNA ligase, with amino-acid sequence MLRTHTNGELRIEHAGTEVTLCGWVQRSRDKGGMIWVDLRDRYGVTQLMLEEGKSSAEALALARGLGREFVVEAKGIVVERLSKNDKMPTGDIEIKVKELRVLNPAKLPPFLIEDETDGGDDIRMKYRYLDLRRNPIRESLQLRHHVGREVRNYLDKQDFIEVETPVLIKSTPEGARDFVVPSRMNPGEFYALPQSPQTFKQLLMVSGFDRYYQIVKCFRDEDLRADRQPEFTQIDCEMSFVEQEDILNMFEGLIRHLFQNVKGLDIGQVPRMTYADAMKYYGSDKPDIRFDMKFVELKGEGVDLTSGKDFQVFDAANTVVGICVKGAAEYTRKQIDELTDFVRRPQIGAKGLIYARVQADGVVKSSVDKFYSEADLATWAAAFNAAPGDLILVLSGDGDKVRKQLNELRLEMGTRMGLRDPNNYKVHWVVDFPLLEYGEEEDRWFAMHHPFTSPKPEDIPLMLAGEFGKVRANAYDLVVNGVEVGGGSIRIFQKDLQSKMFEVLGFTPEEAQAQFGFLLDAFEYGAPPHGGLAFGFDRLCSLFGGTDSIRDYIAFPKNNAGRDVMIDSPSPLAQAQLDELKIKTTV; translated from the coding sequence ATGCTACGTACACATACAAATGGCGAATTGCGCATCGAACACGCGGGCACCGAGGTAACTCTTTGTGGCTGGGTTCAGCGTTCACGAGATAAAGGGGGGATGATTTGGGTGGATCTTCGGGATCGTTACGGGGTCACTCAATTGATGTTAGAGGAGGGGAAATCGTCTGCGGAGGCTTTGGCATTAGCGAGAGGATTAGGCCGTGAATTCGTCGTAGAAGCGAAGGGAATCGTGGTAGAGCGTTTGTCGAAAAACGACAAAATGCCTACCGGCGACATCGAAATCAAAGTAAAAGAATTGCGCGTATTGAATCCGGCGAAATTGCCTCCATTCTTGATCGAAGACGAGACAGACGGCGGCGATGATATCCGTATGAAATACCGTTATTTAGATTTGCGTCGTAACCCCATTCGCGAGAGTTTGCAATTGCGCCACCACGTGGGCCGCGAAGTGCGTAATTACTTAGATAAGCAAGATTTTATTGAGGTGGAAACACCCGTTTTAATTAAATCAACGCCAGAGGGTGCGCGTGATTTCGTCGTGCCATCTCGAATGAATCCAGGTGAATTTTATGCCTTACCGCAATCTCCACAAACCTTTAAGCAATTATTGATGGTATCTGGTTTTGACCGTTACTACCAAATTGTGAAGTGTTTCCGTGACGAAGATTTGCGCGCTGATCGCCAGCCAGAATTTACTCAAATCGACTGTGAAATGTCCTTCGTGGAGCAAGAAGATATCCTGAATATGTTTGAGGGATTGATTCGTCATTTGTTCCAAAACGTAAAAGGCCTCGACATCGGTCAAGTGCCTCGCATGACCTATGCGGACGCGATGAAATACTACGGTTCAGATAAGCCAGACATTCGTTTCGATATGAAATTCGTGGAATTGAAAGGCGAGGGCGTGGATTTGACGTCTGGCAAAGATTTCCAAGTTTTCGATGCAGCGAACACGGTGGTAGGTATCTGCGTAAAAGGCGCAGCGGAATACACCCGCAAGCAAATCGATGAATTAACTGATTTCGTTCGTCGCCCACAAATTGGTGCGAAAGGATTGATTTACGCGCGCGTTCAAGCGGACGGCGTAGTGAAATCATCTGTAGATAAATTCTACTCAGAAGCTGATTTAGCGACTTGGGCTGCAGCGTTTAACGCAGCGCCTGGCGACTTGATCTTGGTGCTTTCAGGAGACGGAGATAAAGTGCGTAAGCAATTGAACGAACTTCGTTTAGAAATGGGAACGCGTATGGGATTACGTGATCCGAATAATTACAAAGTACACTGGGTAGTGGATTTCCCATTATTAGAGTACGGTGAAGAAGAAGATCGCTGGTTTGCGATGCACCATCCGTTCACGAGCCCTAAGCCAGAGGATATTCCATTGATGTTAGCCGGAGAATTCGGCAAGGTTCGCGCAAACGCTTACGATTTAGTCGTGAATGGTGTAGAAGTAGGAGGAGGTTCGATTCGTATCTTCCAAAAAGACCTGCAATCAAAAATGTTCGAAGTCCTTGGATTCACTCCAGAGGAAGCACAAGCGCAATTCGGATTCTTATTAGACGCCTTTGAATATGGGGCGCCGCCGCATGGTGGATTAGCCTTTGGTTTTGACCGTCTTTGTTCTTTGTTCGGAGGAACAGATTCGATTCGTGATTATATCGCTTTCCCTAAGAACAACGCTGGGCGCGACGTGATGATCGATTCACCATCTCCACTAGCGCAAGCGCAGTTAGATGAATTGAAGATTAAGACGACGGTTTAG
- a CDS encoding SulP family inorganic anion transporter: MKQSEYLQSFLKGDWKSGIAVFLVALPLCLGIALASGAPLLAGLVAGIVGGTLVSLLSGSELSVSGPAAGLTIIVATAIADLGSFPGFLVAVIIAGLIQVALGLLKLGKIGGFFPSSVIRGMLVAIGIVIILKQIPHAIGDDLDFIGEFEFDQKDGENTFTEILKSLASIKIGALLISLLGLVILFSWTKLGQKFSWMNALPASLFVVLAGVGINEGLAIWNPAWYLGDSKDHMVNLPLFASSSEIFTGLITPDWSFLSHPKVYSIAVTLAIVATLESLLSLEATDSLDPLKRISSPDRELLAQGAGNVVSGLLGGLPITSVIVRSSTNIYAGGKTRMSGFFHGVLLIVAVVLLPLYLNKIPLACLASILLYTGYKLAHPKEFKKVFAEGWKQYVPFLVTVAVVVGVDLLWGIFVGTLVGLAFVVITNYSSVFTVFKNGNEILIKFQKDVTFLHKMQLKETLRKIPAGAEVYIDTTKVHFMDHDINLLIQEFISTAQERGIEVDLKKK; encoded by the coding sequence ATGAAACAGTCAGAATACCTTCAATCCTTTTTAAAAGGGGATTGGAAATCAGGAATAGCCGTCTTTTTAGTCGCCTTACCCCTTTGCTTAGGAATTGCATTAGCTTCAGGAGCCCCCCTTTTAGCTGGGCTCGTGGCCGGAATCGTGGGTGGAACACTCGTTTCCCTTTTATCAGGCTCAGAACTTTCTGTCAGTGGACCCGCGGCAGGCTTAACTATTATTGTGGCCACAGCCATCGCTGACCTTGGTTCTTTCCCCGGGTTTTTAGTGGCCGTCATCATTGCTGGCCTAATACAGGTCGCTTTAGGCTTATTGAAACTAGGAAAGATTGGCGGATTTTTTCCATCCTCTGTCATTCGTGGTATGCTCGTAGCGATTGGCATTGTGATCATTTTAAAGCAAATACCGCATGCGATTGGAGATGATTTGGACTTTATAGGAGAGTTTGAATTTGACCAAAAGGATGGCGAAAATACGTTTACAGAAATTTTGAAATCACTAGCTTCCATCAAAATAGGCGCACTACTGATTTCCCTTTTAGGTCTCGTTATCTTATTTTCTTGGACAAAATTAGGCCAAAAATTCTCCTGGATGAATGCGCTCCCAGCTTCCTTATTTGTGGTTTTAGCAGGTGTGGGAATCAATGAGGGATTAGCCATTTGGAACCCAGCATGGTACTTGGGCGATTCAAAAGATCACATGGTTAACCTTCCTCTATTTGCTTCAAGTAGTGAAATTTTTACCGGCCTGATAACTCCAGATTGGAGCTTTTTAAGCCATCCTAAGGTCTATTCGATTGCTGTAACTTTGGCCATAGTCGCCACCTTAGAATCCCTCTTGTCACTAGAGGCAACAGACTCCCTTGATCCATTAAAAAGAATTTCTTCTCCGGACCGAGAATTGTTAGCACAAGGAGCCGGAAACGTTGTAAGTGGCCTCTTGGGTGGTCTACCTATCACATCAGTCATCGTCCGCTCATCCACTAATATTTATGCTGGTGGAAAGACACGAATGTCTGGATTTTTCCATGGCGTACTTTTAATTGTGGCTGTTGTGCTTTTACCACTCTATCTGAACAAGATTCCCTTAGCTTGTTTAGCAAGTATTTTATTATACACGGGTTATAAATTAGCTCACCCAAAAGAATTCAAAAAAGTATTTGCGGAGGGTTGGAAGCAATATGTCCCCTTTTTAGTGACCGTAGCCGTCGTGGTAGGTGTCGATTTATTGTGGGGAATATTCGTAGGAACCTTGGTAGGTTTAGCATTTGTAGTCATTACGAATTACTCTTCCGTATTTACAGTTTTCAAAAATGGCAATGAAATATTAATTAAATTCCAGAAAGATGTGACATTCTTGCATAAAATGCAGCTGAAGGAAACCTTGCGAAAAATACCTGCAGGCGCAGAGGTGTATATCGACACTACCAAAGTACACTTTATGGACCACGATATTAACTTACTCATACAGGAGTTTATCAGTACAGCACAAGAGCGCGGCATCGAAGTCGACCTTAAAAAGAAATAA
- the crtD gene encoding 1-hydroxycarotenoid 3,4-desaturase CrtD: MSKIGIVGSGMGSLGFAIRSAVAGHQVTVFEANSYPGGKLAQIETNGFRFDAGPSLFTMPHLVDELFTLAVKNPRDYFSYERLPEICRYFWEDGTRLQTNAAPAETATAIASELGESEENVARFLREIGENYHIISELFLDNSLHSLSTWTGPKALKGYLNIPRLGLFNTMHRAHAKRFKNPKTVQLFDRYATYNGSDPYQTPATLSIIPHLEYNIGAFFPKGGIISIPRALHRLAEELGVVFHFNEKVSRITTEIHTATGIETEKGNYTFDYIACNADIRPSYTKLLAQEPQPKKLLNQPKSSSGIIFYWGMDRSFDELGVHNIFFTDDYQGEFKAIFENQTINDDPTIYLHISSKVEKSDAPAGGENWFILMNVPANEGQDWDALVEKMRKNVIEKLSRNLGVDIEKHIVAEDLLDPRSIEARTSSAGGALYGNASNNRFAAFLRHPNYRKAIKNLYWVGGSVHPGGGIPLCLSSAKIAAKLFAENA; encoded by the coding sequence ATGTCAAAAATTGGGATTGTTGGATCAGGTATGGGTAGTTTGGGCTTTGCCATTCGCAGCGCGGTGGCGGGCCACCAAGTCACCGTTTTCGAAGCGAATTCCTATCCAGGAGGCAAATTAGCCCAAATCGAAACCAACGGATTCCGTTTTGACGCCGGGCCCTCTCTTTTCACGATGCCGCATTTAGTGGACGAACTGTTCACGCTGGCAGTCAAAAATCCCCGCGATTATTTCAGCTACGAACGATTGCCGGAGATTTGCCGCTACTTTTGGGAAGACGGCACACGATTACAAACGAATGCAGCGCCTGCAGAAACAGCCACGGCGATTGCTTCGGAACTGGGCGAATCGGAGGAGAACGTTGCGCGTTTTTTACGCGAGATCGGAGAAAACTACCATATCATTAGCGAGCTATTTCTTGACAATTCATTGCATTCCCTATCGACCTGGACGGGACCTAAAGCCCTCAAAGGCTACCTGAATATCCCACGTCTTGGTTTGTTTAACACCATGCACCGCGCACATGCGAAGCGTTTTAAGAACCCGAAAACGGTCCAGCTTTTTGACCGCTACGCCACCTACAACGGCTCGGATCCTTACCAAACTCCGGCGACTTTATCAATCATTCCTCATTTGGAATACAACATAGGCGCCTTTTTCCCCAAAGGCGGTATCATCAGCATCCCTCGGGCGCTGCACCGCCTCGCCGAAGAACTGGGTGTGGTCTTTCACTTCAACGAGAAAGTGTCCCGCATCACCACCGAAATTCATACTGCGACCGGAATAGAGACTGAAAAAGGAAATTATACCTTTGACTACATTGCTTGTAATGCGGACATTCGCCCGAGTTACACAAAACTCCTTGCACAGGAACCGCAACCGAAAAAGCTTTTAAATCAACCTAAATCCAGCTCAGGCATCATATTCTACTGGGGAATGGACCGCAGCTTCGACGAATTAGGGGTACACAACATCTTCTTCACAGACGATTATCAGGGCGAATTCAAGGCCATCTTCGAAAACCAAACCATCAACGACGACCCTACCATTTACCTACATATTTCTTCGAAAGTAGAGAAATCAGATGCTCCAGCAGGTGGCGAAAACTGGTTCATCTTGATGAATGTTCCCGCGAACGAGGGACAGGATTGGGATGCGCTAGTGGAAAAGATGAGAAAAAATGTGATCGAGAAACTTTCGAGAAATTTAGGCGTAGACATCGAAAAACACATCGTCGCCGAAGACCTATTAGACCCGCGCAGCATCGAGGCGAGAACTTCGTCAGCCGGGGGTGCGCTTTACGGAAATGCGTCGAACAACCGATTCGCAGCCTTTTTACGCCACCCAAATTATCGGAAGGCAATCAAAAACTTGTATTGGGTCGGCGGCAGCGTGCATCCCGGCGGAGGAATTCCGCTTTGTTTATCTTCAGCAAAAATTGCGGCGAAGCTTTTTGCAGAAAATGCGTAA
- the purD gene encoding phosphoribosylamine--glycine ligase — MNVLILGAGGREHAFSWKISQSPILGNLYIAPGNPGTAQCGTNLAIGVTDFEGIAAAIRTHDIGLVVVGPEEPLVKGVRDFIESQADLKHVGIVGPGAEGAQIEGSKDFSKNFMHKYGVPTAASQTFTKDTIAEGLAYLQTQSLPIVLKADGLAAGKGVIIALTLAEAETALNEMLLDAKFGDASSKVVIEQFLRGIELSVFVLTDGENYVVLPEAKDYKRIGENDEGLNTGGMGAVSPVPFANAKFMEVVKQKVIEPTIKGLKAENIDYKGFIFIGLMNHEGEPYVIEYNARMGDPETEVVLPRIESDFLSLLIAASNGTLSEQKISILDQYAVTTMLVAGGYPEEYRKGDVLTGVEKVEDAIVFHAGTTSKDGDIITSGGRVMALTGTSNTLERAIQKSQKAAQTIQFEGKNFRRDIGLDVLRYGV, encoded by the coding sequence ATGAACGTTTTAATATTAGGTGCTGGAGGCCGTGAACACGCATTTTCTTGGAAGATTAGCCAAAGCCCTATCCTAGGTAATTTATACATTGCTCCGGGTAATCCGGGAACCGCACAATGCGGCACCAATTTAGCGATCGGCGTGACCGATTTTGAAGGAATCGCTGCGGCGATTCGCACACACGACATTGGTTTAGTGGTCGTGGGTCCAGAAGAGCCTTTGGTAAAAGGAGTGCGTGATTTCATCGAATCTCAGGCTGATCTGAAACACGTAGGAATTGTAGGTCCAGGCGCTGAAGGTGCCCAAATTGAAGGCAGCAAAGACTTCTCGAAGAATTTCATGCACAAATACGGCGTGCCTACGGCTGCATCGCAAACCTTTACGAAGGATACGATTGCAGAAGGCTTAGCCTATTTACAAACACAATCTTTACCCATCGTTTTGAAAGCAGACGGCTTAGCGGCAGGAAAAGGGGTTATTATCGCGTTGACGTTAGCAGAAGCTGAGACGGCTTTGAATGAAATGTTATTAGATGCGAAGTTTGGAGATGCAAGTTCGAAAGTCGTAATCGAGCAATTCCTTCGGGGGATCGAATTATCCGTTTTCGTGTTAACCGATGGTGAAAACTACGTGGTGTTACCAGAGGCGAAAGACTACAAACGCATTGGAGAAAACGATGAAGGCTTGAATACCGGAGGTATGGGAGCTGTTTCTCCTGTTCCATTCGCGAATGCGAAGTTCATGGAAGTGGTGAAACAAAAGGTCATCGAACCGACTATTAAAGGCTTAAAAGCGGAAAATATAGACTATAAAGGATTCATCTTCATTGGTTTAATGAACCACGAAGGAGAGCCTTATGTCATCGAATACAATGCACGAATGGGGGATCCGGAAACGGAGGTGGTTTTACCTAGAATCGAATCAGATTTCCTATCTTTGCTAATTGCAGCTTCCAATGGTACGCTGAGCGAACAAAAAATTTCTATTTTGGACCAATACGCTGTGACGACGATGTTAGTCGCAGGCGGTTATCCAGAGGAATACCGCAAAGGTGATGTGTTAACGGGAGTAGAAAAAGTGGAAGACGCGATCGTTTTCCACGCAGGAACGACGTCAAAAGACGGCGATATTATTACTAGCGGTGGCCGTGTTATGGCACTGACTGGAACTTCAAATACCTTGGAGAGAGCAATCCAAAAATCACAAAAGGCTGCTCAAACCATTCAATTTGAAGGTAAAAACTTTAGAAGAGACATCGGATTAGATGTATTAAGATATGGCGTGTAA
- a CDS encoding RecQ family ATP-dependent DNA helicase has protein sequence MPHPMTIDSLKEQLKKTFGFSQFRGEQEAIILNTIQGKNSFVLMPTGAGKSLCYQLPAIVMEGTAIVISPLIALMKNQVDQMVAFGINAQFLNSSLTRAEINRVKAEVISGAVKLLYIAPESLNKQENLNFLKQAKISFVAIDEAHCISEWGHDFRPEYRKIRTIIESIDEKMPIIALTATATPKVQIDIQKTLNLEDATVFKSSFNRKNLYYEIRSKKDIDKQLIRFIKSHNGKAGIIYCLSRKRVEEIAELLHVNSVKALPYHAGLEPQVRMSNQEAFLNEEVDVMVATIAFGMGIDKPDVRFVIHYDAPKSLEGYYQETGRAGRDGLDGTCILFYTYDDILKLDKFNKDKAVTEKENAKILLSEMVYYTNLGVCRRKQLLHYFGEHMAENCGFCDNCMHPTPTFKAEEEVSLVLKAAQQTGEQFDAEHIADFLEGKSNSFITSHEQEKLSLFGAGKTVSWISPEVDEEEDDDEDEDGDEDAPKKPKMRKTASKPVPIEDEKSPWISFIKQMAIFGLLDKDIENYGVLRLSEAGQAFLKESFPVTFYKDHDYEKEAEPAENEDEGAALGAKAYDDALFDILKTLRKKIAKEKNLPPYVIFQDPSLEEMATTYPTTQDEMAQINGVGMGKVVKFGKPFLDVINRYVEENEIETAKEVVVKSTVNKSKIKIYIIQQVDRKIDLDLIAEQKEVSMAELIEEIETICFSGTKLNLDYYINQVMELDKQEEIYEYFMSADTDDIAEALENCEIEDVTEEELRLMRIKFLSELAN, from the coding sequence ATGCCCCATCCAATGACCATCGATAGCTTAAAGGAACAGCTAAAAAAAACCTTTGGATTTAGCCAATTTCGGGGTGAACAAGAAGCCATTATCCTCAACACGATTCAAGGCAAAAACAGTTTTGTTTTAATGCCTACTGGTGCTGGCAAGTCGCTTTGCTATCAATTACCGGCGATTGTGATGGAAGGAACGGCGATTGTCATCTCGCCATTGATTGCGTTGATGAAGAATCAAGTGGATCAAATGGTGGCTTTTGGCATCAATGCTCAATTCTTAAATTCCTCTTTAACCCGTGCTGAAATCAACCGGGTAAAAGCCGAGGTGATCTCTGGAGCCGTGAAATTATTGTACATCGCCCCAGAATCGCTGAATAAACAAGAGAACCTGAACTTCTTAAAACAGGCTAAAATCTCCTTTGTCGCGATCGACGAGGCACATTGTATCTCCGAATGGGGTCACGATTTTAGACCGGAATACCGCAAGATTCGCACTATCATCGAAAGCATCGATGAGAAAATGCCTATCATCGCCTTAACGGCGACGGCAACTCCTAAAGTACAAATCGACATCCAAAAGACCCTAAATCTGGAAGATGCCACCGTTTTCAAATCCTCTTTCAACCGCAAAAATCTCTACTACGAGATCCGCTCTAAAAAAGATATTGATAAGCAATTAATCCGTTTCATTAAGTCGCACAACGGCAAGGCGGGGATTATTTATTGCCTTTCGAGAAAGCGGGTGGAGGAAATTGCAGAATTATTGCACGTGAATAGCGTGAAGGCCCTTCCCTACCACGCCGGTTTAGAGCCGCAGGTACGCATGTCGAACCAAGAGGCTTTCTTGAATGAGGAAGTGGATGTGATGGTGGCGACGATTGCTTTTGGAATGGGAATCGATAAACCGGATGTCCGTTTTGTGATTCACTACGATGCCCCTAAGTCATTGGAGGGTTATTACCAGGAAACAGGTCGCGCAGGTCGTGATGGTTTAGATGGAACGTGTATCTTATTTTACACTTACGATGACATCCTGAAATTAGACAAGTTTAATAAAGATAAGGCTGTGACAGAAAAAGAGAATGCTAAAATTCTCTTGTCTGAAATGGTCTACTATACGAATTTAGGCGTTTGCCGCCGCAAGCAATTGCTCCACTATTTTGGGGAGCACATGGCGGAAAACTGTGGTTTCTGCGACAATTGTATGCACCCTACGCCCACGTTTAAGGCGGAAGAAGAGGTTAGCCTCGTATTGAAAGCGGCGCAACAAACCGGCGAGCAATTCGATGCGGAGCATATCGCGGACTTTTTGGAAGGCAAATCAAATTCTTTCATTACGAGCCACGAACAGGAGAAATTATCCCTGTTTGGCGCAGGAAAAACAGTTTCTTGGATTTCCCCAGAGGTAGACGAAGAGGAGGATGATGACGAGGATGAAGATGGAGATGAGGATGCGCCTAAAAAGCCAAAAATGCGCAAAACGGCCTCGAAACCGGTGCCAATTGAAGACGAAAAGTCCCCATGGATTTCCTTTATCAAGCAAATGGCTATTTTCGGGCTATTGGATAAGGACATCGAAAACTATGGCGTTCTTCGCTTAAGTGAGGCTGGCCAGGCCTTCTTGAAAGAATCATTCCCGGTCACTTTTTATAAAGACCACGATTACGAAAAAGAGGCAGAGCCAGCTGAAAATGAGGATGAAGGTGCTGCTTTAGGGGCCAAAGCCTATGATGACGCCCTCTTTGACATTCTCAAAACCCTCCGTAAGAAGATTGCGAAGGAGAAAAATTTACCGCCGTATGTGATTTTCCAAGATCCTTCTTTGGAAGAAATGGCGACCACTTATCCGACTACCCAGGACGAAATGGCCCAAATCAACGGCGTAGGTATGGGTAAAGTCGTGAAATTCGGTAAGCCTTTCCTTGATGTGATTAATCGCTACGTAGAAGAAAACGAAATCGAGACGGCAAAAGAAGTAGTGGTAAAATCGACCGTTAACAAGTCCAAAATCAAGATTTACATCATTCAGCAAGTCGATCGCAAAATCGATTTAGACCTGATCGCCGAGCAAAAAGAGGTGAGTATGGCGGAATTGATCGAAGAGATAGAAACGATTTGCTTCTCGGGCACAAAATTGAACCTCGATTATTACATTAATCAGGTGATGGAACTAGATAAACAAGAGGAAATCTACGAATACTTCATGTCCGCGGACACGGATGACATCGCAGAAGCCTTAGAAAACTGTGAAATTGAAGATGTGACGGAGGAAGAACTTCGTTTAATGCGCATTAAATTTTTGAGTGAATTAGCCAATTAA
- a CDS encoding DUF4293 domain-containing protein has product MIQRPQTLFLALAIIGNAVATSGISIWQKIGTSGQKAELFSNQWQLFQNGKEVAAHSNIAIALLVTLSTVITLVTIFSFKNRMRQMMLGLVNSLVLAGAMGYAFWVIFKEAMPTFEPEIQGKYGYGFYALVVSLLANMIANRLIRKDEMLVQSSNRMR; this is encoded by the coding sequence ATGATTCAAAGACCACAAACCCTTTTCTTAGCCCTAGCGATCATTGGCAATGCCGTCGCGACATCGGGCATTTCTATTTGGCAAAAAATAGGTACTTCAGGCCAGAAAGCAGAGCTTTTCTCAAACCAATGGCAATTATTCCAAAACGGAAAAGAAGTAGCCGCGCACAGTAATATCGCGATTGCCCTTTTAGTGACCTTATCAACGGTTATCACGTTAGTGACAATTTTCTCTTTCAAAAACCGGATGCGTCAAATGATGCTGGGCCTAGTCAATTCGCTGGTTTTAGCGGGAGCGATGGGCTATGCTTTTTGGGTGATTTTCAAAGAGGCGATGCCTACCTTTGAACCGGAAATTCAGGGAAAATATGGCTACGGATTCTATGCCTTAGTAGTTTCACTGCTGGCGAATATGATTGCGAACCGCCTCATCCGCAAGGACGAGATGCTGGTGCAATCGTCGAACCGGATGCGCTAA
- the can gene encoding carbonate dehydratase: MKEYKKLLLSNKAWASERLELDPTYFDNLSKEQNPLFLWIGCADSRVPAEEITHADPGDIFVHRNVANMVVHTDINLLSVLQYAVEVLEVKHIIVCGHYNCGGVKAAMTNHDFGLINKWLRNIKEVYEKHYTDLHEIADETARFNRLVELNVAEQIQNLAKTTIVQKAWEKRQFPHLHGWVFDIHHGEIKEVLNINAGEWTSPVFHYDF, from the coding sequence ATGAAAGAATATAAAAAATTACTGCTCAGCAATAAAGCTTGGGCGAGTGAACGTCTAGAATTAGACCCTACTTATTTCGATAATTTATCGAAAGAACAAAACCCCTTATTTTTATGGATTGGATGCGCAGACAGTCGGGTTCCTGCGGAGGAAATCACGCATGCAGATCCAGGCGACATTTTTGTGCACCGTAATGTGGCCAATATGGTGGTACATACGGACATCAATTTACTATCTGTATTACAATACGCGGTAGAAGTATTGGAGGTTAAGCACATTATCGTTTGTGGCCACTACAACTGTGGTGGAGTAAAGGCGGCGATGACGAACCACGACTTTGGATTAATCAACAAGTGGCTACGTAATATCAAAGAGGTATACGAGAAGCACTATACGGACTTACACGAAATTGCGGATGAGACGGCGCGATTCAATCGCTTAGTTGAACTCAATGTGGCGGAGCAGATTCAGAATTTGGCCAAAACCACCATCGTTCAAAAGGCCTGGGAGAAGCGACAATTCCCGCATTTACACGGCTGGGTGTTTGATATTCACCATGGCGAAATCAAGGAGGTATTAAATATCAACGCGGGCGAATGGACAAGTCCCGTTTTTCATTACGATTTTTAA
- a CDS encoding KpsF/GutQ family sugar-phosphate isomerase, with product MKLSKNIQSTAKKVLTQEAEAILQVSAGINSDFEACVEHLLSIPGRIVFTGIGKSAIIAQKIVATMNSTGTPALFMHAADAIHGDLGMIQDGDAVICISKSGDTPEIKVLVPLIKRLQVKLIAMVSNKNSYLGQQSDYILHALAEQEADLLNLAPTTSTTVALALGDALAVCLLECKGFTAQDFAKYHPGGALGKRLYLKVGDIYPTHEFPAISHTSSIQEAIHEISSKRLGATAVLDAQGELAGIITDGDVRRTLENSKDWSAIVLADMMNTTPKTIEAEAFATEALAIMQSKNITQLVVTANKKAVGFVHLHDLLKEGIV from the coding sequence TTGAAATTAAGCAAAAATATCCAATCCACAGCAAAAAAAGTTTTGACACAGGAAGCAGAGGCCATTCTGCAAGTGAGCGCCGGAATTAATTCGGATTTTGAGGCTTGTGTAGAACATTTGTTGAGCATCCCGGGGCGCATTGTCTTCACGGGAATCGGTAAATCGGCCATTATTGCCCAGAAAATTGTGGCAACGATGAACTCTACCGGAACGCCTGCTTTATTTATGCACGCGGCGGACGCGATTCACGGGGATTTAGGGATGATTCAGGACGGCGATGCGGTGATTTGTATTTCGAAGTCAGGCGATACGCCAGAGATTAAGGTGTTAGTGCCTTTGATCAAGCGATTGCAGGTGAAATTGATTGCCATGGTTTCGAACAAGAACTCGTATCTAGGCCAGCAATCGGATTATATATTACATGCTTTGGCGGAGCAGGAGGCGGATTTGTTGAATCTGGCACCTACGACATCGACGACGGTGGCTTTGGCTTTAGGCGATGCGTTAGCGGTTTGTTTGTTAGAATGCAAAGGATTTACGGCACAGGATTTTGCCAAATACCATCCAGGCGGCGCCCTCGGCAAACGCCTTTATTTAAAAGTGGGCGATATTTATCCCACTCACGAATTCCCAGCCATCTCCCACACGTCCTCCATTCAGGAAGCAATCCACGAAATTTCCTCGAAGCGCCTAGGTGCAACGGCAGTATTGGATGCGCAAGGAGAATTAGCCGGAATCATTACGGATGGCGACGTTCGCCGTACTTTGGAAAACTCGAAAGATTGGTCTGCGATAGTGTTAGCAGACATGATGAATACCACACCGAAGACGATTGAGGCGGAGGCATTTGCGACGGAGGCTTTGGCGATCATGCAAAGCAAAAATATCACTCAGCTGGTGGTGACGGCAAATAAAAAGGCCGTGGGATTTGTACATCTCCACGACCTGTTGAAAGAGGGTATCGTCTAA